A single genomic interval of Apis cerana isolate GH-2021 linkage group LG2, AcerK_1.0, whole genome shotgun sequence harbors:
- the LOC133665729 gene encoding uncharacterized protein LOC133665729: MEVDEMGEEEVEMEEERIGGEEGEAGGGGGVGGCGGGKNGEMEVKEEEEVEVDEVGEKEVEMEEERIGGEGSGDEGGGGVGGCGGGKNGEMEVKEEEEVEVDEVGEKEVEMKGERIGDEGGEGGGGEGGEVGGDGRRLWRWKRWRDGGRGRRGGGGGGVGGCEDG, encoded by the coding sequence ATGGAAGTGGATGAAATGGGAGAGGAAGAGGTAGAaatggaggaggagagaattGGAGGTGAAGAAGGTGAAGCAGGTGGAGGTGGTGGAGTAGGAGGTTGTGGAGGTGGAAAAAATGGAGAGATGGAGgtaaaggaagaggaggaggtggaggtggATGAAgtgggagagaaagaggtagaaatggaggaggagagaattGGAGGTGAAGGAAGTGGAGATGAAGGAGGTGGTGGAGTAGGAGGTTGTGGAGGTGGAAAAAATGGAGAGATGGAGgtaaaggaagaggaggaggtggaggtggATGAAgtgggagagaaagaggtaGAGATGAAGGGGGAGAGAATTGGAGATGAAGGAGGTGAAGGAGGTGGAGGCGAAGGAGGTGAAGTAGGTGGAGATGGTAGAAGGTTGTGGAGGTGGAAGAGATGGAGAGATGGAGgtagaggaagaagaggaggtggAGGTGGTGGAGTAGGAGGTTGTGAAGATGGATGA
- the LOC108000922 gene encoding ras-like protein 1 — MTEYKLVVVGAGGVGKSALTIQLIQNHFVDEYDPTIEDSYRKQVVIDGETCLLDILDTAGQEEYSAMRDQYMRTGEGFLLVFAVNSAKSFEDIGTYREQIKRVKDAEEVPMVLVGNKCDLQQSWAVNMTQAREVARQYGVPFVETSAKTRMGVDDAFYTLVREIRKDKEHRGKEKKKRMKTGNANRRKHRCCLL, encoded by the exons ATGACAGAGTACAAGCTCGTAGTTGTGGGAGCTGGAGGTGTTGGTAAATCTGCGCTTACAATTCAGTTGATACAAAATCATTTTGTAGATGAATATGATCCCACTATAGAAGATTCTTATAGAAAACAA gtaGTTATAGATGGAGAGACATGtcttttagatatattagatACAGCTGGTCAAGAAGAATATAGTGCAATGAGAGATCAATACATGAGAACCGGAGAAGgatttttattagtatttgcTGTAAATTCAGCAAAAAGTTTTgaa gatATTGGAACATATAGggaacaaataaaaagagtAAAAGATGCAGAAGAAGTACCAATGGTTTTAGTAGGAAATAAATGTGATCTTCAACAATCTTGGGCAGTAAATATGACACAAGCAAGAGAAGTTGCCCGTCAATATGGTGTGCCTTTTGTTGAAACTTCGGCTAAAACGAGAATGGGAGTAGATGATGCTTTTTATACActg gtGAGAGAAATACGGAAAGACAAAGAACATAgaggtaaagaaaaaaagaaacgtatgAAGACAGGTAACGCGAACCGTAGGAAACATCGATGCTGTTTGCTTTAA
- the LOC108002911 gene encoding ras GTPase-activating protein 1 isoform X1 translates to MAEFVRGGPSVSNSAKMDHNSKGGSPSTGSEDGGQNESMNAENEFDPFLENIPDDIQDTEEPDSANATLLTAPPENQWYHGRLDRFTAEERLWDASKMGSYLVRESDRKPGSYVLSYLGRTGINHFRITAVCGDYYIGGRQFNSLSDLVAYYTHCSDLLKRERLIHPTPPPEPVNDKKRIVAILPYTKMPDTDELSFQKGDIFFVHNDMGDGWLWVTAHRTGEQGLIFRELVEDLDDSIDPNTVFSWFHPNVTKSEAVDMLVKAGPGSFLVRPSDNSPGDYSLFFHINNQIQRFRIEKKGVRYLMGGRTFECLDAVINRYRKEQIVEGHTLVQAMVTEPDGSVRVNREVQHAEKIYATLRECREQSGAKKNKGIKMQGYLEKKSEKNKKWKALYFVLLVDATDTHLYLYDNPKRTKPKGLIDLSCAYLYQVHESVFDRPHCFQLVERALPCLATITYLAAPNSENALDWINALKPLCVSQLTRAPKVARLRELRSLHLHILDAHRLPYKLVPNPFIIVALNNVKVARTKVKTGLHPIWDEEFILEDVPPDVMSFSLTLYNKGKRSKDTEVAELTVELASLTNGEEMDEWYPLSGLTPIGEWGVLRLRIRYRHDLAMPPEEYSPLQQLLLDPELHVVRALADVCHLDRVPLANSLLRIFRHERKEADLLRSLNQAEVDKEDETPTLFRAASLTTTLMDLYMKSVCTSFLKAALRDTIVKLIESKQSCELNPTKMDSPEDACSNAEFLLQVLDEVTLSIFTSPDACPRTLRYICGCLQRAVVAKWPHERLVRTRVVSGFIFLRLLCPAILNPRSFNLIAEPPPPAAARSLVMVAKCLQNLANLVEFGGKEPYMEVVNPFILKNKERMVVFLDQLSNVTEKPESEGADPRNRSYVSDTARDLATLHHICVSHLKELQVLSKTQPTIKQLVTVTEMLSKHKQKYMEMIR, encoded by the exons ATGGCAGAATTTGTGCGTGGAGGTCCGAGCGTGTCGAATAGTGCTAAG atGGATCACAATAGCAAAGGAGGTTCTCCTAGCACTGGTAGTGAAGATGGTGGACAGAATGAATCTATGAATGcagaaaatgaatttgatccttttcttgaaaatataccAGATGATATTCAAGATACAGAAGAACCTGATAGTGCTAATGCAACATTATTAACAGCTCCACCAGAAAATCA ATGGTACCATGGTAGATTAGATAGATTTACTGCAGAAGAAAGACTATGGGATGCAAGTAAAATGGGCAGTTATTTAGTACGTGAAAGTGACAGAAAACCTGGAAGTTATGTATTATCCTATTTAGGCAGAACTGGCATTAATCATTTTAGAATTACAGCTGTGTGTGGAGATTATTATATTg gagGTAGACAGTTCAATAGCTTATCAGATCTTGTTGCATATTATACTCATTGCTCCGATCTTTTAAAGAGGGAAAGACTTATTCATCCTACTCCACCTCCTGAACCagtgaatgataaaaaacgaatagttgCAATACTGCCATATACAAAAATGCCTGATACAGATGAATTGAGTTTTCAAAAGGGTGACATATTTTTTGTGCACAATGATATGGGAGATGGTTGGTTATGGGTTACTGCACATAGAACTGGTGAACAAGGCTTAATTTTTCGTGAATTGGTGGAGGATCTGGATGATTCCATTGATCCCAATACTGTGTTCTCTTGGTTTCATCCTAATGTTACTAAAAGTGAAGCTGTCGACATGTTGGTGAAGGCAGGACCTGGTAGTTTCTTG GTCAGACCTTCAGACAATAGTCCCGGAGATTATTCacttttctttcatataaataatcaaattcaaagatttagaattgaaaaaaagggagTACGTTATCTTATGGGTGGAAGAACTTTTGAATGTCTCGATGCTGTTATAAATAg ATATCGGAAAGAGCAAATAGTTGAGGGTCATACTTTAGTTCAAGCAATGGTAACAGAGCCTGATGGTAGTGTAAGAGTTAATAGAGAAGTGCAACATGCGGAAAAGATATATGCAACTCTTAGAGAATGTCGGGAACAATCTGgagcaaagaaaaataaaggaattaaaatgcaaggatatttagaaaaaaaatcagaaaaaaataaaaaatggaaagcaTTGTATTTTGTACTTTTAGTGGATGCAACTGACActcatttgtatttgtatgACAATCCAAAAAGGACCAAACCTAAAGGTCTTATCGATTTAAGCTGTGCTTATTTATATCAG GTTCATGAAAGCGTGTTCGATAGACCTCATTGCTTTCAATTAGTTGAACGTGCTTTACCATGTTTGGCAACGATAACATATTTGGCTGCTCCAAATTCAGAGAATGCTTTAGACTGGATTAATGCCTTGAAACCATTATGTGTATCACAACTTACTCGTGCCCCAAAAGTTGCTCGTCTACGTGAATTACGTTCATTACATCTGCATATTTTAGATGCTCATAGACTTCCATATAAACTAGTACCAAATCCATTCATCATAGTGGCTCTAAACAATGTAAAAGTTGCTCGCACAAAAGTCAAAACAGGATTACATCCAATTTGGGATGAAGAATTCATTTTAGa GGATGTGCCACCAGATGTTATGTCGTTTTCTTTAACATTATACAATAAAGGAAAACGTAGTAAAGATACCGAAGTGGCAGAATTGACTGTTGAATTGGCGAGTTTAACTAATGGGGAAGAAATGGATGAATGGTATCCATTGTCAGGCCTTACTCCAATAGGCGAATGGGGTGTACTTCGTTTACGGATAAG GTATCGGCACGATTTAGCAATGCCTCCAGAAGAATATAGTCCATTGCAACAACTATTATTAGATCCAGAACTGCATGTTGTTAGAGCATTAGCAGATGTTTGTCACTTGGATAGAGTACCATTGGCAAATAGTTTACTTAGAATATTTAg gcatgaaagaaaagaagcagATCTTCTGAGATCGTTAAATCAAGCGGAA gTGGATAAGGAAGATGAAACACCAACACTTTTTAGAGCTGCTAGTCTTACAACTACATTAAtggatttatatatgaaatcagTTTGTACCTCTTTTTTGAAAGCCGCTTTACGCGATACCatagtgaaattaattgaaagtaaACAGAGCTGTGAATTAAATCCAACAAAAATGGATTCTCCGGAAGATGCGTGCAGCAAtgcagaatttttattacaa gttTTAGACGAAGTGACATTAAGCATTTTTACGAGTCCTGATGCATGTCCAAGGACATTGAGATATATTTGTGGATGTTTACAAAGAGCAGTTGTTGCCAAATGGCCACATGAAAGACTAGTCAGAACGCGAGTAGTCAgtggatttatatttttacgtcTACTTTGCCCTGCCATATTAAATCCTAggtcatttaatttaatagctGAACCGCCACCTCCAGCTGCTGCAAG ATCACTAGTAATGGTTGCAAAATGTTTGCAAAATTTGGCTAATTTGGTGGAATTTGGTGGTAAAGAACCATATATGGAGGTAGTTAAtccatttattcttaaaaataaagaaagaatggtTGTATTTTTGGATCAATTATCT AATGTAACCGAAAAACCAGAATCTGAAGGTGCAGATCCGAGAAATAGAAGTTATGTTTCGGATACAGCGAGAGATTTAGCAACACTGCATCATATTTGTGTTTCTCATTTAAAAGAACTTCAAGTTTTATCAAAAACTCAG ccaacaataaaacaattagTAACCGTGACTGAAATGCTAAGCaaacataaacaaaaatacatgGAAATGATACGGTAG
- the LOC108002810 gene encoding protein kish-A: MSALFNFQSLLTVILLLICTCTYIRSIVPSLLDSRLGKVGFQGTLWKCARIGERKSPYVAMSCLLMAFNILFWS, translated from the exons atg TCTGCCCTATTTAACTTTCAGAGTCTATTGACGGtaattttgttattgataTGTACCTGTACTTACATTAGATCTATTGTTCCCAGTTTATTGGACAGTAGATTAGGAAAAGTTgg tTTTCAGGGTACTCTTTGGAAGTGCGCTAGAATTGGCGAAAGAAAAAGTCCATACGTGGCAATGAGTTGCCTTCTTATggctttcaatattttgttttggtcataa
- the LOC108002911 gene encoding ras GTPase-activating protein 1 isoform X2 — MAEFVRGGPSVSNSAKMDHNSKGGSPSTGSEDGGQNESMNAENEFDPFLENIPDDIQDTEEPDSANATLLTAPPENQWYHGRLDRFTAEERLWDASKMGSYLVRESDRKPGSYVLSYLGRTGINHFRITAVCGDYYIGGRQFNSLSDLVAYYTHCSDLLKRERLIHPTPPPEPVNDKKRIVAILPYTKMPDTDELSFQKGDIFFVHNDMGDGWLWVTAHRTGEQGLIFRELVEDLDDSIDPNTVFSWFHPNVTKSEAVDMLVKAGPGSFLVRPSDNSPGDYSLFFHINNQIQRFRIEKKGVRYLMGGRTFECLDAVINRYRKEQIVEGHTLVQAMVTEPDGSVRVNREVQHAEKIYATLRECREQSGAKKNKGIKMQGYLEKKSEKNKKWKALYFVLLVDATDTHLYLYDNPKRTKPKGLIDLSCAYLYQVHESVFDRPHCFQLVERALPCLATITYLAAPNSENALDWINALKPLCVSQLTRAPKVARLRELRSLHLHILDAHRLPYKLVPNPFIIVALNNVKVARTKVKTGLHPIWDEEFILEDVPPDVMSFSLTLYNKGKRSKDTEVAELTVELASLTNGEEMDEWYPLSGLTPIGEWGVLRLRIRYRHDLAMPPEEYSPLQQLLLDPELHVVRALADVCHLDRVPLANSLLRIFRHERKEADLLRSLNQAEVDKEDETPTLFRAASLTTTLMDLYMKSVCTSFLKAALRDTIVKLIESKQSCELNPTKMDSPEDACSNAEFLLQVLDEVTLSIFTSPDACPRTLRYICGCLQRAVVAKWPHERLVRTRVVSGFIFLRLLCPAILNPRSFNLIAEPPPPAAAR, encoded by the exons ATGGCAGAATTTGTGCGTGGAGGTCCGAGCGTGTCGAATAGTGCTAAG atGGATCACAATAGCAAAGGAGGTTCTCCTAGCACTGGTAGTGAAGATGGTGGACAGAATGAATCTATGAATGcagaaaatgaatttgatccttttcttgaaaatataccAGATGATATTCAAGATACAGAAGAACCTGATAGTGCTAATGCAACATTATTAACAGCTCCACCAGAAAATCA ATGGTACCATGGTAGATTAGATAGATTTACTGCAGAAGAAAGACTATGGGATGCAAGTAAAATGGGCAGTTATTTAGTACGTGAAAGTGACAGAAAACCTGGAAGTTATGTATTATCCTATTTAGGCAGAACTGGCATTAATCATTTTAGAATTACAGCTGTGTGTGGAGATTATTATATTg gagGTAGACAGTTCAATAGCTTATCAGATCTTGTTGCATATTATACTCATTGCTCCGATCTTTTAAAGAGGGAAAGACTTATTCATCCTACTCCACCTCCTGAACCagtgaatgataaaaaacgaatagttgCAATACTGCCATATACAAAAATGCCTGATACAGATGAATTGAGTTTTCAAAAGGGTGACATATTTTTTGTGCACAATGATATGGGAGATGGTTGGTTATGGGTTACTGCACATAGAACTGGTGAACAAGGCTTAATTTTTCGTGAATTGGTGGAGGATCTGGATGATTCCATTGATCCCAATACTGTGTTCTCTTGGTTTCATCCTAATGTTACTAAAAGTGAAGCTGTCGACATGTTGGTGAAGGCAGGACCTGGTAGTTTCTTG GTCAGACCTTCAGACAATAGTCCCGGAGATTATTCacttttctttcatataaataatcaaattcaaagatttagaattgaaaaaaagggagTACGTTATCTTATGGGTGGAAGAACTTTTGAATGTCTCGATGCTGTTATAAATAg ATATCGGAAAGAGCAAATAGTTGAGGGTCATACTTTAGTTCAAGCAATGGTAACAGAGCCTGATGGTAGTGTAAGAGTTAATAGAGAAGTGCAACATGCGGAAAAGATATATGCAACTCTTAGAGAATGTCGGGAACAATCTGgagcaaagaaaaataaaggaattaaaatgcaaggatatttagaaaaaaaatcagaaaaaaataaaaaatggaaagcaTTGTATTTTGTACTTTTAGTGGATGCAACTGACActcatttgtatttgtatgACAATCCAAAAAGGACCAAACCTAAAGGTCTTATCGATTTAAGCTGTGCTTATTTATATCAG GTTCATGAAAGCGTGTTCGATAGACCTCATTGCTTTCAATTAGTTGAACGTGCTTTACCATGTTTGGCAACGATAACATATTTGGCTGCTCCAAATTCAGAGAATGCTTTAGACTGGATTAATGCCTTGAAACCATTATGTGTATCACAACTTACTCGTGCCCCAAAAGTTGCTCGTCTACGTGAATTACGTTCATTACATCTGCATATTTTAGATGCTCATAGACTTCCATATAAACTAGTACCAAATCCATTCATCATAGTGGCTCTAAACAATGTAAAAGTTGCTCGCACAAAAGTCAAAACAGGATTACATCCAATTTGGGATGAAGAATTCATTTTAGa GGATGTGCCACCAGATGTTATGTCGTTTTCTTTAACATTATACAATAAAGGAAAACGTAGTAAAGATACCGAAGTGGCAGAATTGACTGTTGAATTGGCGAGTTTAACTAATGGGGAAGAAATGGATGAATGGTATCCATTGTCAGGCCTTACTCCAATAGGCGAATGGGGTGTACTTCGTTTACGGATAAG GTATCGGCACGATTTAGCAATGCCTCCAGAAGAATATAGTCCATTGCAACAACTATTATTAGATCCAGAACTGCATGTTGTTAGAGCATTAGCAGATGTTTGTCACTTGGATAGAGTACCATTGGCAAATAGTTTACTTAGAATATTTAg gcatgaaagaaaagaagcagATCTTCTGAGATCGTTAAATCAAGCGGAA gTGGATAAGGAAGATGAAACACCAACACTTTTTAGAGCTGCTAGTCTTACAACTACATTAAtggatttatatatgaaatcagTTTGTACCTCTTTTTTGAAAGCCGCTTTACGCGATACCatagtgaaattaattgaaagtaaACAGAGCTGTGAATTAAATCCAACAAAAATGGATTCTCCGGAAGATGCGTGCAGCAAtgcagaatttttattacaa gttTTAGACGAAGTGACATTAAGCATTTTTACGAGTCCTGATGCATGTCCAAGGACATTGAGATATATTTGTGGATGTTTACAAAGAGCAGTTGTTGCCAAATGGCCACATGAAAGACTAGTCAGAACGCGAGTAGTCAgtggatttatatttttacgtcTACTTTGCCCTGCCATATTAAATCCTAggtcatttaatttaatagctGAACCGCCACCTCCAGCTGCTGCAAGGTAG